The following are encoded together in the Amyelois transitella isolate CPQ chromosome 6, ilAmyTran1.1, whole genome shotgun sequence genome:
- the LOC106131208 gene encoding vacuolar ATPase assembly integral membrane protein VMA21 homolog, producing MMIEGRANELPDFQVFQTVIKYCVVIIVLPVLAFFSSKIVFDGLQLAPVTSSVYSAVVAVLVLHFALGLYIYRAYAEAEPSKATKKD from the exons atgatGATTGAAGGTCGAGCAAAT GAATTGCCGGACTTCCAGGTCTTTCAAACGGTAATTAAATACTGCGTCGTGATTATTGTTTTACCAGTGCTTGCATTTTTCTCgtcaaaaatagtttttgatgGACTACAGTTAGCACCTGTTACCAGCAGTGTTTATTCTGCTGTTGTTGCGGTTCTGGTATTACATTTCGCTCTAGGCTTATATATTTACCGGGCATATGCAGAAGCCGAGCCTTCAAAGGCGACCAAAAaggattaa
- the LOC106131206 gene encoding piRNA biogenesis protein EXD1, which yields MDSLYMKGELLQVHTKNFEVIEGRFYGMTSDKSKISLYNVKELPQTDLTEGVCHYYNSEIRNIVKLQETDEQKHLKISQKDCEEIIKTSKKYIFINQVDSSFHEAIKDLNEYNYIALSTDGASMGRKSKMPFILMATPQQIYIFDIQVMQYHAFDAGLKKLLESETPKKIVHDCRKIADCLYHKHNVKLKYVFDTQVGDLIITKNKKGCLPSEVKTLSQCLNSYLGLKLNIDDEKLDIVECTKRPLSVKIKETLAKNIAFLHRLSEIINDEMSLPFVRGVECFVESLRSCDDFKAWELSSGKDHQIPKDFKSAIEY from the exons ATGGACAGTCTGTACATGAAAGGAGAACTTTTGCAAGTTCACACGAAAAATTTCGAAGTAATTGAGGGTAGATTTTACGGCATGACTAGTGATAAGTCTAAGATATCTTTGTACAATGTAAAGGAGCTACCACAGACTGATCTAACTGAAGGTGTTTGTCATTATTATAACTCTGAAATACGGAATATAGTCAAATTGCAAGAAACAGATGAACAAAAACACTTGAAAATATCACAAAAAGATtgtgaagaaataataaagacaTCTAAAAAGTACATCTTCATAAATCAAGTGGACAGTTCTTTTCATGAAGcaataaaagatttgaatgaatataattatattgctCTTAGTACTGATGGGGCATCTATGGGAAGAAAATCAAAGATGCCCTTTATTTTGATGGCAACCCCTCaacaaatttacatatttgatATTCAAGTGATGCAATACCATGCCTTTGATGCAGGCCTTAAGAAGCTGCTTGAGAGTGAAACTCCTAAAAAGATTGTTCATGACTGTCGGAAGATAGCTGATTGTTTATATCATAAGCATAATGTGAAACTGAAATATGTATTCGATACCCAG gtGGGAGACTTAAtaatcacaaaaaataaaaaaggctgCTTACCCAGTGAAGTGAAAACTTTGTCTCAGTGTTTGAATTCTTACCTTGGCCTCAAACTGAACATAGATGATGAAAAA CTGGATATCGTTGAATGCACTAAACGTCCATTATCAGTAAAGATCAAAGAGACCTTAGCAAAGAACATAGCCTTTTTACATCGCCTTTCAGAAATTATCAATGATGAAATGTCTTTACCATTTGTCCGTGGTGTGGAATGTTTTGTTGAGAGTCTCCGTTCCTGTGATGACTTCAAAGCTTGGGAATTGTCAAGTGGAAAAGATCATCAGATACCAAAGGACTTTAAAAGTGCAATCGAGTATTAA